From a single Kryptolebias marmoratus isolate JLee-2015 linkage group LG6, ASM164957v2, whole genome shotgun sequence genomic region:
- the LOC108238821 gene encoding complement C1q-like protein 2, with product MVLALILVVPLLVQTSRTDAHYEMVGTCRMVCDPYSPTEVLRDPSAVPSTAFGQETKGEPGRPGKPGPRGPPGERGPPGPRGLPGDSVKAGEVLVPGEPSPVGPGHIAFYVGLKNPHEGYEVVRFDDVVTNLGSDYDATTGKFTCQVSGIYFFTYRVLMRGGDGTSMWADLCKNGQVRASSIAQDADQNYDTASNSAVLHLDSGDEIYVKLDGGKAHGGNNNKYSTFSGFLLYPD from the exons ATGGTTCTGGCTCTGATCCTCGTGGTTCCTCTGCTGGTCCAAACTTCCAGGACCGACGCGCATTACGAGATGGTGGGAACCTGCCGGATGGTGTGTGACCCGTACAGCCCCACGGAGGTCCTGCGTGACCCGAGCGCGGTTCCATCCACCGCCTTCGGACAAGAGACTAAAGGCGAACCGGGTCGCCCGGGGAAACCTGGGCCAAGAGGACCACCAGGGGAACGGGGGCCGCCGGGTCCGAGAGGTCTACCAGGAGACTCTGTAAAGGCGGGAGAGGTTCTGGTTCCAGGCGAGCCGAGCCCTGTTGGACCGGGACACATCGCCTTCTATGTGGGTCTGAAGAACCCGCACGAGGGGTACGAAGTGGTGCGCTTCGACGACGTCGTCACGAACCTGGGGAGCGACTATGACGCGACCACCGGGAAGTTCACCTGCCAGGTGTCCGGGATCTACTTCTTCACCTACCGGGTTCTGATGAGGGGGGGAGACGGAACCAGCATGTGGGCCGACCTGTGTAAGAACGGACAG GTCCGAGCCAGTTCCATCGCTCAGGATGCCGACCAGAACTATGACACCGCCAGCAACAGCGCCGTCCTGCATCTGGACTCTGGGGACGAGATTTATGTCAAACTGGACGGAGGGAAGGCTCACGGCgggaacaacaacaaatacagcACGTTCTCCGGGTTTCTGTTGTACCCCGACTGA
- the lg6h2orf76 gene encoding UPF0538 protein C2orf76 homolog isoform X2: protein MDSSAVVTVRLVRSFQHRNFKPVVFHRVSLDQTVQDFMRVVRDDIATRPGLPPPFRKYAYDTMKIIHQAHGAKTNELVMSTDDDERLILQHDQTLRAAGVVL from the exons ATGGACTCATCGGCTGTCGTCACGGTTCGGCTGGTCAGGTCTTTCCAGCACCGAAACTTCAAGCCTGTAGTTTTCCACCGAGTCAGTCTGGACCAGACGGTTCAGGACTTCATGCGGGTCGTGAGAGACG ATATTGCAACAAGACCAGGACTTCCTCCCCCCTTCAGGAAATATGCTTATG acacGATGAAGATCATTCATCAGGCTCACGGAGCAAAG actaatGAGTTGGTCATGAGTACAGATGATGATGAGCGGCTCATTCTGCAACACGACCAAACCCTCAGAGCTGCCGGAGTGG TCCTGTAG
- the lg6h2orf76 gene encoding UPF0538 protein C2orf76 homolog isoform X1, translating into MDSSAVVTVRLVRSFQHRNFKPVVFHRVSLDQTVQDFMRVVRDDIATRPGLPPPFRKYAYDTMKIIHQAHGAKTNELVMSTDDDERLILQHDQTLRAAGVANETEVAFFRREDYGLYKANPETTW; encoded by the exons ATGGACTCATCGGCTGTCGTCACGGTTCGGCTGGTCAGGTCTTTCCAGCACCGAAACTTCAAGCCTGTAGTTTTCCACCGAGTCAGTCTGGACCAGACGGTTCAGGACTTCATGCGGGTCGTGAGAGACG ATATTGCAACAAGACCAGGACTTCCTCCCCCCTTCAGGAAATATGCTTATG acacGATGAAGATCATTCATCAGGCTCACGGAGCAAAG actaatGAGTTGGTCATGAGTACAGATGATGATGAGCGGCTCATTCTGCAACACGACCAAACCCTCAGAGCTGCCGGAGTGG CTAATGAGACAGAGGTGGCCTTCTTCAGGAGAGAAGACTACGGTTTGTACAAAGCCAACCCCGAAACCACCTGGTGA
- the LOC108238788 gene encoding acyl-CoA-binding protein, protein MADLQAKFDTAAAEVKQLKAKPQDDEMLKLYSLFKQATVGDVNTARPGMLDFTGKAKWDAWEKQKGKSKDDAMNEYIQLVEELKQKYGI, encoded by the exons ATGGCTGACCTCCAG GCGAAGTTTGACACCGCCGCAGCTGaggtgaagcagctgaaggccAAGCCGCAGGACGATGAGATGCTGAAGCTCTACTCCCTGTTCAAGCAGGCCACCGTGGGGGACGTTAACACAG CTCGTCCAGGGATGCTGGATTTCACCGGGAAAGCTAAATGGGATGCCTGGGAGAAGCAGAAAG gcaAAAGCAAAGACGACGCCATGAACGAGTACATCCAGctggtggaggagctgaagcagAAATATGGAATCTAA